The genomic window GCCGCCCGCCACGGCATGACCGAGGAGACGTTCGGCTGCCCCATCTGGGTCTGCGACGGGGAGATGGGCGAGTACGACGTCAAGGTGGACATCCCCCGCGGCACCTACCTGAAGTACACCTACATGGGCAAGAAGCTGCAAGAGCTGGATGCCATGATCGCCGTCACCCACTTCAAAGGGCACCCCATGGGCGTCTTTGGCGGGGCGTTGAAGAACATCGGCATCGGCTGCGGATCCAAGCGCGGCAAGGCGCTGACTCACCTCCTCAACCACGAGCGCCTGGGCGTGCGCAACTTTGGGGTCAACCAACAGGCCGCCGCGGCGGCCGCGCAGGCGCCCCACCCCAACACAGTCGACCGGCTGGTCGCAGGCTGCCCCTTCGACTGCTTCACCTGGGCCGACGGCACGCTTACCTTCAACCGGGAGCGGTGCCACCTGTGCACGGCCTGCTTCAATACCGGCGCGTTCACGGGCATCCTGGCCCCGAACCCTGAGGTGATGCTGATCTGGGCAGCGACCATCCCCGATGCGTTCTCGGGCTATGTGCACGCCATCGGCAAGGACAAGGTCGGCTACGTCAACTATGCCATGGACATCGCCCCGTGGTGCGACTGCTGCGCCTGGAGCGACAGGGCGGTGGTGCCCAACCTGGGCGTGCTGGCTTCCAAGGACCCCGTGGCCATCGACATGGCCTGCCTGGACATGACCGAGCACGTGCTGGCCACGCCCGGGTCCAAGGCGGACGAGCTGGGCTTTTCCGAGCCGGGCACGGAGCGCTTTACGCACGTCTCGGGCATGGCCGGGGTGAGCCAGTATGTGCAGATCAACTCAGGCATCTACAACGGGCTGGGCACGTCGGAGTACAAGCTGATCGTGTCCGATCCGGTGGCCAACGACGAAGAGTTCTGGATGAAGCCGTACACGGCGGCGAACGTCTGGGGCCAGGTGCATCGCGAAGAGCTGCGCAAGCTCGACTGGAACGTGGGCCGGTTCTTCCACGACGACCTCCAGATGTCGATGGTCGAGATGAGCCTGAAGCCGAAGGGCAGGGTCGAGGGCTAGATCCCCGGCGACAATGAGTAAAGGAGAGTAGAAAATGCTAGGCGGATACGCAGGCAAGCTGCTGTTTGTGGATCTGACGACGGGCAGCATCCAGGAGGAAAAACTGGACGAAGAGATGGCCCGCCTCTTTGTCGGCGGCTATGGCATCGGGGCGCGGGTGCTATACAGCCGGATGAAGCCCGGTGTCGATCCTCTCGGCCCGGATAACATCGTGGGCTTTCTGGCCGGCCCGCTGACGGGCACTGGGGCGTTCTTCAGCGGCCGCTGGACCATCGTCTGCAAGTCGCCGGTCACCGGCGGCTGGAACGACGCCAACTCCGGCGGCTTTTTCGGGCCGGAGCTGAAAAAGGCCGGCTACGACGGCGTGTTTGTGTCCGGCGCCTCGAAAAAGCCGGTCATGATCTGGATCAACGACGGCAAGGTCGAGATCCGCGACGCCTCCAAGGTGTGGGGGCTGGATGCCAAAGAGACGCAGGCCGCCTTGGAGAAAGAGCTGGACCCCAAGGTGCGTGCGGCATGCATCGGGCCGGCGGGCGAGCACCTTTCGCTGATCGCGGCCGTCATGAACGACGGCCACCGCGCCGCCGCCCGCGGCGGTCCAGGCGCGGTGATGGGCTCCAAGAAGCTGAAGGCCGTCGCCGTGCGCGGCACCGGCGACGTCAAGGTGGCCGACCCGGCGCGGCTGCGGGAGATCAACCGCTCTGTCAGCGCCGCCATCAAGACCGGCGGCATGATGGGCTGGGCCGGGGGGTTCCAGGAGCTGGGCACCGGCTCCTTCACCGCCGCCTCGGCCCTGATCGGCGACAGCCCGGTCAAGAACTGGGGCGGCGTGGGCGTCGTCGACTTTGGCGAGGAAAAGGCCAACGCTCTGGGCGCAGCCGAGATGGACCAGAAGTACAAGACCAAGAAGTTCGCCTGCGCCAACTGCCCGCTGGGCTGCGGCGCGGAGTACGAGGTCAAGGGCGGCATGTGGCCGCTGGCCCAGACCGAGCGGCCCGAGTACGAGACGGCGGCCGCCTTCGGCGTCCTGATGCTCAACGGGAACGTGGAGGCCATGCTCAAGTGCAACGAGATCTGCAACCGGGCGGGCCTGGACACCATCTCCGCGGGCATGACCGTCGCCTGGGCCATCGAGTGCTACGAGAACGAGGTGCTCAACCGCGAGGAGACCGGCGGGCTGGAGCTCAAGTGGGGCAACGGCGAGGCGATCGTCGCCGCCACCCAGGCGCTGGCCGACGGCACCGGCTTTGGCAAGGTGCTGCAGCTCGGCTCGAGGGCAGCGGCCGACAAGCTGGGCAAGGGCCACGAATACCTGCAGACGGCACAGGGCATCGAGCTGCCCATGCACGATCCCAGGAACTGCCCCGGCTATGCCCGCACCTACCAGCATGACCCCACGCCCGGCCGCCACGTCAAGGGCAGCATCGCCATGGTGCAGATGATGGCCGGCCCGGAAAAGTACATCCCGGAGGACACCGGTTTCTTCGAGACCGTGATGACTTCCAGCACCGAGTTCCTGAACGCCATCGGGCTGTGCGCTTTCGCCATGTTCACCGGCGTGCAGACCATGAACTACAACATGCTGGAGGCGGTGACCGGCTGGCCGGTCAAGGCCGTGGACCAGACGCGCACGGGCATGCGCATCCTGAACATGCGCCACGTCTTTAACCTGCGCGAGGGCATCACGCCGGCCAAGGCCAACATCCCGGCCCGCGCCATCGGCGTGCCCCCGCTGGAGGCCGGCCCGCTAGCCGGCGCAACCGTCAACGCCAAGCGCCTCGGGGAGAATTTCTTCCACTGGATGGGCTGGGACCTCGAGACCGGCAAGCCCAGCCGCCGCATGTTGGAGCTGTTCGGCGGCATGGACGACGTGGTCAAGGACCTCTACGGAGCCTAGCCGACTGATCGACAGGTGGGGGAGGGGCCGCGCCCCTTCCCCACTCTCCTCCCGCCCAGGACAGGAGCGTCGTGAAGGTAACCGTCAAGTTTTTCTCCTACGCGATCCTCGCCGGGACGAGCATGAGCGTGCTTGAGCTGCCGGAGGGAGCGACCCTGGCCGGACTGACCAGCTTGCTCGCGGAGCGGTTTCCCGGCGTCTTTCCCCAGGCCGAGCGTGCGATCTACCTCGTCAATCACCAGACCGGCAGCCGCGACACACGCCTGAAGGATGGCGATCAGATCCTCATGCTGCAGGTGCTCGGAGGCGGGTAGCCCCCCTGCCTGACGAAAACGGCCGGCTGCGCAGCAAATAGGCGGATCGTGGAAAAGCCTGTGGTTCCCCTGACCGGCTACGACCAGGTCCGATATCAGCGGCAAATGCTGCTGCCGGAGTGGGGCGAAGCCGGCCAATCGAAGCTCAAGGCTTCTTCTGTCTTCATTGCAGGCGCCGGAGGGCTGGGCAGTCCTGTGTCGTGCTACCTGGCGGTCGCCGGCGTCGGAGAGATCCGAATCTGCGATGCGGACAATGTCGAGTTGTCCAACCTCAACCGGCAGATCCTGCACTCCGACGCGAGGATCGGCGAGCCAAAAGCAGCCTCGGCGGAGAAGACGCTGAAGGAGCTGAACCCGGTAATCCGAGTGATTCCTTCCTCCGATCGTCTGACGGTCCACAACGTAGACCGGATCGTGGGCAATCCGGATATCGTGGTGGATTGCCTCGACAACTATGAAACCAGGTTTGTCCTGAACGCCTACTGCATCAGGCACGACATCTCCCTGGTGCACGGTGTCGTCTGGGGCATGCTGGGACAGGTCACGTTTTTACATCCGCCAGAAGATCCGTGCCCGAGGTGTATCTTTCCCGAGGCGCCGCCTGCCGAACGCGTGCCTGTGGTCGGCGCGACTCCTGGCCTGGTGGGGTGCATTCAGGCCCTCGAAGTCCTCAAGTACCTGACCGGAATCGGCACTCCCCTCACAGGCAGGTTGCTGATCGTGGATGGCGCAGCGATGAGCTTCGATCGGCTCACCGTAGAGCGGAGGCCATCCTGCCCTGACTGCGGTACCTTGGACGGGTCTCTCTTTCGAACAACCGAATAGGCAGCCGGCATCTCCTTCCTCAGCGGCCCCCGCTAGGTAGTGATTTCGCTGTTGGCCATCCTGATCTGGCCGAACTCTCGGCGTTGGCTGGCCTTGGGGCCTTTTGCGTCCTGGTACCGAATGTGGTACACTGGATTCCACCGAGGGACTGCGATGAGAAGAGAATCTGGGAAGCCGGCATCGGCTGTCACTTTGGTGCCCATGGGACGCCTGCCCCCCGAGCTGCTGCGTTGGCTGCAGGAGCGGCTGCACGAGACGCTGCGCCGGCCGGTCAGCGTTGGCAAGCCGGTCGGCCTGCCACCCGCAGCCTACCACGCACAACGCCAGCAGTACATCGGTGAGGCCATCCTGGCTGCGCTGCGCCCGCTTCCTCTGCCGCCGGGCACACAAGCGGTGGCCCTCGTCGACGGCGACTGCTACACTCCGGGGCTCAACTTCGTCTTCGGCCAGGCCGCCCGCGGCGGCATGATGGCCTTTGTCGCGCTGCCCAGGCTGCGGCAATCGTTCTATGGCCTGCCTGAGGACCCTGCCCTGTTCCAGGAACGGGTTCTGAAGGAAGTGATCCACGAGCTGGGGCATACCTGGAACCTGCCCCACTGCCCCGACGCGCGGTGGCGTTAGAAAGGCTGATGGCTGTGGGCTACCGCTACGTGGCCCTGGATCTGTCCGGCTACCGCATCGGGAGTTTGAACGAAGTGCTGCAAGCCTCCGCGCGCACGGGCCAGGAACCGGCCAAGGGTGCGCCCCAGGCGTCGTAGCATGAGCCACCGAGGATCGCTCGGGCGGGCAGGACAGCCCAGGCAACTGGAGTGCAGGAACTGAGGAGTCCTTGATGGAAGCAACGTGGTTGCGGGATTTGTTGGCCGATGTGCAAAGAGGCCAGACCAGCGTGGAGCAGGCGCTGGAGCGGCTGCGCGTTTTCCCCTACGAGGATATGGGCTTTGCGCGCCCGGATACTCACCGCGGCTTGCGTGCAGGTGTGCCCGAGGCGGTGTTCTGTCCGGGAAAGACGCCCGAACAGGTCCTCGCCATCGTGGAGCGACTGACGTCCGCAGTCGGGCGCGTGATGGCCACCCGCGTTTCTACCGAGTTAGCGCAGACGCTGCAGGCAGCATTTCCCGCAGCCGTATATCATGCCTCGGCGCGGATGGTGGTGCTCGGGGGAGCTGCGCCTCGCAGCGGAGTTGGGACGGTGCTGGTGGTGAGTGCCGGCACTGCCGATATCCCCGTCGCCGACGAAGCGGCGGTGACAGCCGAGACCCTTGGCAGTCCGG from Chloroflexi bacterium ADurb.Bin180 includes these protein-coding regions:
- a CDS encoding ThiS family protein, giving the protein MKVTVKFFSYAILAGTSMSVLELPEGATLAGLTSLLAERFPGVFPQAERAIYLVNHQTGSRDTRLKDGDQILMLQVLGGG
- the ydhV_9 gene encoding putative oxidoreductase YdhV; this encodes MLGGYAGKLLFVDLTTGSIQEEKLDEEMARLFVGGYGIGARVLYSRMKPGVDPLGPDNIVGFLAGPLTGTGAFFSGRWTIVCKSPVTGGWNDANSGGFFGPELKKAGYDGVFVSGASKKPVMIWINDGKVEIRDASKVWGLDAKETQAALEKELDPKVRAACIGPAGEHLSLIAAVMNDGHRAAARGGPGAVMGSKKLKAVAVRGTGDVKVADPARLREINRSVSAAIKTGGMMGWAGGFQELGTGSFTAASALIGDSPVKNWGGVGVVDFGEEKANALGAAEMDQKYKTKKFACANCPLGCGAEYEVKGGMWPLAQTERPEYETAAAFGVLMLNGNVEAMLKCNEICNRAGLDTISAGMTVAWAIECYENEVLNREETGGLELKWGNGEAIVAATQALADGTGFGKVLQLGSRAAADKLGKGHEYLQTAQGIELPMHDPRNCPGYARTYQHDPTPGRHVKGSIAMVQMMAGPEKYIPEDTGFFETVMTSSTEFLNAIGLCAFAMFTGVQTMNYNMLEAVTGWPVKAVDQTRTGMRILNMRHVFNLREGITPAKANIPARAIGVPPLEAGPLAGATVNAKRLGENFFHWMGWDLETGKPSRRMLELFGGMDDVVKDLYGA
- a CDS encoding Peptidase family M54, with amino-acid sequence MRRESGKPASAVTLVPMGRLPPELLRWLQERLHETLRRPVSVGKPVGLPPAAYHAQRQQYIGEAILAALRPLPLPPGTQAVALVDGDCYTPGLNFVFGQAARGGMMAFVALPRLRQSFYGLPEDPALFQERVLKEVIHELGHTWNLPHCPDARWR
- a CDS encoding AIR carboxylase; translated protein: MEATWLRDLLADVQRGQTSVEQALERLRVFPYEDMGFARPDTHRGLRAGVPEAVFCPGKTPEQVLAIVERLTSAVGRVMATRVSTELAQTLQAAFPAAVYHASARMVVLGGAAPRSGVGTVLVVSAGTADIPVADEAAVTAETLGSPVARLYDVGVAGLHRLLDALNRLHTANVLVVVAGMEGALASVVAGLVDRPVIAVPTSTGYGANFGGLAPLLAMLNSCAPGIAVVNIDNGFGAGCMAHVINQAPRAAA
- the moeB_2 gene encoding Molybdopterin-synthase adenylyltransferase, which encodes MEKPVVPLTGYDQVRYQRQMLLPEWGEAGQSKLKASSVFIAGAGGLGSPVSCYLAVAGVGEIRICDADNVELSNLNRQILHSDARIGEPKAASAEKTLKELNPVIRVIPSSDRLTVHNVDRIVGNPDIVVDCLDNYETRFVLNAYCIRHDISLVHGVVWGMLGQVTFLHPPEDPCPRCIFPEAPPAERVPVVGATPGLVGCIQALEVLKYLTGIGTPLTGRLLIVDGAAMSFDRLTVERRPSCPDCGTLDGSLFRTTE